One window of the Leucobacter komagatae genome contains the following:
- a CDS encoding 3-hydroxyacyl-CoA dehydrogenase NAD-binding domain-containing protein: MTDYSKIDFSPIIDASADEVVTESYVRDVKLPSGGTLALITLDNGRDYTRPNTLGPRTLQGLERVLDELTARASAGEIQAVAVTGKQFIFAAGADLSKVSTLATRENALLMGQYGHRVLGKFSTIGVPSFAFVNGLALGGALEIALNCTYRTVDSSAAAIAFPEVFLGIIPGWGGATLLPNLIGIENALKVIVSNPLQNNRMLKPKQALELGIFDTMFGAASFLEQSVAWADGVLTGKTKVERPNEPGKIERMTKWPIAIKVARDTVKGRLGTAAKSPYAALDLLAAAKDNDVAAGFAREDEALAELISGDQFAASIYAFDLVQKRAKRPAGAPDKELAKKVQKVGIIGAGLMASQFALLFARKLRVPVVITDLDQGRVDKGVAYIHGEIDKMHGKGRLSSDDANQVKALVTGTTDKSLFADCDWVIEAVFEELSVKQQVFAEIEPIIAEDAILATNTSSLSVEQIGANLKHPERLVGFHFFNPVAVMPLIEVVKSPATGEGALSTAMVIAKNLGKSAIITADRPGFVVNRLLAKVMGEAARALDEGTPLPVVEQSLAPIGLPMGPFELIDLVGWKVAAHVQDTMVGAFPERFYASPNMHAIAELDEPLVKNKLGKVEDLSKAAKKALKFGKTPVTAEEILRRVEDELANEIKIMLDEGVVHAAEDIDLGLILGAGWPFQAGGATPYLDRVGASERAFGGTFHDPRIAAVS, from the coding sequence ATGACTGACTACAGCAAGATCGACTTCTCCCCCATCATCGACGCCTCGGCTGACGAGGTCGTGACCGAGTCGTACGTTCGCGACGTGAAACTGCCCTCCGGCGGCACACTCGCGCTCATCACACTCGACAACGGGCGCGACTACACACGCCCGAACACCCTGGGCCCCCGCACGCTGCAGGGCCTCGAGCGCGTGCTCGACGAGCTCACGGCCCGGGCCTCGGCCGGCGAGATCCAGGCCGTCGCGGTCACCGGCAAGCAGTTCATCTTTGCCGCCGGCGCCGACCTCTCAAAGGTCTCGACGCTCGCGACCCGTGAGAACGCGCTACTCATGGGCCAGTACGGCCACCGCGTGCTCGGCAAGTTCAGCACCATCGGCGTGCCCTCGTTCGCGTTCGTCAACGGGCTCGCGCTCGGTGGGGCGCTCGAGATCGCGTTGAACTGCACCTACCGCACCGTTGACTCTTCGGCCGCTGCGATCGCGTTCCCCGAGGTCTTCCTCGGCATCATCCCCGGCTGGGGAGGTGCGACGCTTCTGCCGAACCTCATCGGCATCGAAAACGCGCTCAAGGTGATCGTCTCGAACCCGCTGCAGAACAACCGCATGCTGAAGCCGAAGCAGGCCCTCGAGCTCGGCATCTTCGACACGATGTTCGGCGCCGCAAGCTTCCTCGAGCAGTCGGTCGCGTGGGCCGACGGTGTGCTCACGGGCAAGACGAAGGTCGAGCGCCCGAACGAGCCCGGCAAGATCGAGCGTATGACCAAGTGGCCGATCGCGATCAAGGTCGCGCGCGACACCGTCAAGGGCCGCCTAGGCACGGCCGCGAAGTCGCCGTACGCGGCGCTCGATCTGCTCGCCGCGGCAAAAGACAACGACGTGGCCGCTGGTTTCGCTCGCGAGGATGAGGCGCTCGCCGAACTCATCTCGGGCGACCAGTTCGCCGCCTCGATCTACGCCTTTGACCTGGTGCAGAAGCGCGCAAAGCGCCCCGCCGGCGCCCCTGACAAGGAGCTCGCGAAGAAGGTACAGAAGGTCGGCATCATCGGCGCTGGCCTCATGGCGAGCCAGTTCGCGCTGCTTTTCGCGCGCAAGCTTCGCGTGCCCGTCGTGATCACCGACCTCGACCAGGGGCGCGTGGACAAGGGCGTCGCCTACATTCACGGCGAGATCGACAAGATGCACGGCAAGGGCCGGCTCTCAAGCGACGACGCCAACCAGGTGAAGGCGCTCGTCACCGGCACGACCGACAAGTCGCTGTTCGCTGATTGTGACTGGGTCATCGAGGCTGTCTTCGAGGAGCTGTCGGTGAAGCAGCAGGTCTTCGCTGAGATCGAGCCGATCATCGCCGAGGACGCGATCCTCGCGACGAACACCTCCTCGCTCTCGGTCGAGCAGATCGGCGCAAACCTGAAGCACCCGGAGCGCCTCGTTGGGTTCCACTTCTTCAACCCGGTCGCGGTCATGCCCCTCATCGAGGTCGTGAAGAGCCCCGCGACCGGTGAGGGCGCGCTCTCGACCGCGATGGTCATCGCGAAGAACCTCGGCAAGAGCGCGATTATCACCGCTGACCGCCCCGGCTTCGTGGTGAACCGCCTGCTCGCGAAGGTCATGGGCGAGGCGGCGCGCGCGCTCGATGAGGGCACTCCGCTCCCCGTTGTTGAGCAGTCGCTCGCGCCCATCGGACTGCCGATGGGGCCGTTCGAACTGATCGACCTTGTCGGCTGGAAGGTCGCCGCGCACGTGCAAGACACGATGGTCGGGGCGTTCCCTGAGCGCTTCTACGCGTCGCCGAACATGCACGCGATCGCCGAGCTTGACGAGCCGCTCGTCAAGAACAAGCTTGGCAAGGTCGAGGATCTCTCGAAGGCCGCGAAGAAGGCCCTGAAGTTCGGCAAGACCCCGGTGACCGCCGAGGAGATTCTGCGTCGGGTTGAAGACGAGCTCGCGAACGAGATCAAGATCATGCTCGACGAGGGTGTGGTGCACGCCGCCGAGGACATCGACCTCGGCCTGATTCTGGGCGCCGGCTGGCCGTTCCAGGCGGGTGGCGCGACGCCGTACCTCGACCGCGTCGGAGCGTCGGAGCGGGCGTTCGGCGGCACGTTCCACGACCCCCGTATCGCCGCGGTCTCCTAG
- the dxs gene encoding 1-deoxy-D-xylulose-5-phosphate synthase has protein sequence MLERITGPRDLDALTPEECVELAADIREFLIAEVSKTGGHLGPNLGVVELTIALHRVFDSPNDPIVWDTGHQSYVHKILTGRKDFTDLRKRGGLAGYPQRSESVHDVVESSHASSSLSWADGISRAFASTGKQDRHVVAVVGDGALTGGMTWEALNNITDDNDRNLIIVVNDNGRSYAPTIGGMARFLNGVRVTGGYRDLQEGSERLFNNFGAAGRTVYRAARGALRGFVSRASGNQDLYANLDIKYVGPVDGHDLAAVEVALKQAKGYGRPALVHVITEKGRGYAPAVNDEADQFHAIGQINPDNGAPLSASSERGWTSVFREEIVALAHQHPKLVGITGAMLRPTGLDGFAQAFPQRVYDVGIAEQHAVTTAAGLAYGGLHPVVAIYATFMNRAFDQVLMDVGLHRAGVTFVLDRAGITGPDGASHNGVWDLAMLQIVPGIRIAAPRDEATLRETLGEAVVVEDAPTVIRYPKGSVGVPLPGLWRTEDGVDVLYAGEQTTAPAEGPLAVSADVLFVAVGPMTRTALDAAAILAEQGITSTVIDPRWVIPVMRSVIDLAATHRLVVSIEDGLRVGGVGTTIRQELREAGVDTAVSELGTPYEFLEHASRDELLEDAGLTAPQIAAEIVEQVHGTRLPAARPE, from the coding sequence GTGCTTGAGCGAATTACTGGACCCCGAGATCTCGACGCGCTAACCCCCGAGGAGTGCGTGGAGCTCGCGGCTGACATTCGCGAGTTCTTGATCGCCGAGGTCTCGAAGACGGGCGGTCACCTGGGGCCGAACCTGGGCGTCGTTGAGCTCACGATCGCGCTGCACCGCGTGTTTGATTCGCCGAACGACCCCATTGTTTGGGACACCGGTCACCAGAGCTACGTTCACAAGATCCTGACCGGGCGCAAGGACTTCACCGACCTGCGAAAGCGCGGTGGCCTCGCGGGCTACCCGCAGCGGTCCGAAAGCGTCCACGACGTCGTGGAGAGCTCGCATGCTTCGAGCTCGCTGAGTTGGGCAGACGGCATCTCGCGAGCCTTCGCGAGCACCGGAAAGCAGGATCGCCACGTTGTCGCCGTCGTCGGCGATGGCGCGCTCACGGGTGGCATGACCTGGGAAGCGCTCAACAACATCACCGACGACAACGACCGCAATCTCATCATCGTCGTGAACGACAACGGCCGATCCTACGCGCCGACCATCGGCGGCATGGCGCGCTTCTTGAACGGGGTGCGCGTTACCGGGGGATACCGCGACCTGCAGGAGGGGAGCGAGCGGCTCTTCAACAACTTTGGTGCCGCGGGCCGCACCGTGTATCGCGCCGCGCGCGGTGCCCTGCGCGGCTTCGTCTCGCGCGCCTCCGGCAATCAGGATCTGTATGCAAACCTCGACATCAAGTACGTCGGCCCCGTTGACGGGCACGACCTGGCCGCCGTTGAGGTCGCGCTCAAGCAGGCGAAGGGGTACGGCCGTCCGGCCCTCGTGCACGTGATCACGGAGAAGGGTCGCGGCTACGCTCCGGCGGTGAACGACGAGGCAGATCAGTTCCACGCGATCGGTCAGATCAATCCCGACAACGGAGCCCCGCTCAGCGCTTCGTCCGAGCGCGGGTGGACTTCAGTGTTCCGCGAAGAGATCGTCGCACTCGCGCATCAGCACCCGAAGCTCGTCGGTATCACCGGGGCGATGCTCAGGCCCACAGGGCTCGACGGCTTTGCCCAGGCATTCCCGCAGCGCGTGTACGACGTCGGCATCGCTGAGCAGCACGCGGTGACGACTGCAGCTGGTCTTGCCTACGGCGGCCTCCATCCCGTCGTGGCGATCTACGCAACCTTCATGAACCGCGCTTTCGACCAGGTGCTCATGGACGTCGGCCTCCACCGCGCCGGCGTGACGTTTGTGCTTGACCGCGCCGGTATTACCGGGCCTGACGGCGCGAGCCACAACGGTGTGTGGGATCTTGCGATGCTTCAGATCGTGCCAGGCATTCGCATCGCGGCGCCCCGGGACGAAGCAACGCTCCGAGAGACGCTCGGCGAGGCGGTCGTCGTTGAGGACGCACCGACCGTTATCCGCTACCCGAAGGGTTCCGTCGGGGTCCCGCTTCCCGGGCTCTGGCGCACCGAAGACGGCGTCGACGTGCTTTACGCGGGCGAGCAGACCACTGCGCCGGCCGAGGGCCCGCTGGCGGTGTCGGCCGACGTGCTCTTCGTTGCGGTCGGGCCCATGACGCGGACTGCGCTCGATGCGGCGGCGATCCTCGCAGAGCAGGGCATCACCTCGACGGTGATTGACCCGCGCTGGGTGATTCCGGTGATGCGCTCAGTCATTGATCTCGCTGCGACTCACCGACTCGTCGTGAGCATTGAGGACGGGCTGCGCGTTGGCGGCGTTGGCACCACGATCCGGCAGGAGCTCCGTGAGGCCGGCGTCGACACGGCCGTCTCCGAGCTTGGCACCCCCTACGAGTTCTTGGAGCACGCGAGCCGCGACGAGCTGCTCGAGGACGCGGGCCTCACCGCGCCGCAGATCGCCGCCGAAATCGTCGAGCAGGTGCACGGCACTCGGCTGCCTGCGGCTCGGCCCGAGTAG